The genomic region ACGTGCACGCTTCAAGCCGATCCTGCTGACCACCATCACGAGCATCATCGCTCTGACACCGGTGGCCTTCAGCGGCGACGTCCTGTTCGTGCCGCTTGCAGTGACCGTCATTGCGGGTATTGCATTCTCCACGATACTCTCCATGATTGCCACACCGAGCCTTTACTACCTCTACTATAAGGTGAGGTACAGGAACAACTAGAATAAAGTGAAAAATCCCGATGACACTGTCATCGGGATTTTTACTGTTGCTGTCTTTCATGCGTAAACACAACAGTGGTCCAGGGATCGAGGGTGAGGCTCTGGAGACGCTGCTTCAGGTCCTGGCGGATCCTGTCCTGTTCGTATATGGTGAGGTCATCCTCGATGGGGACGATGAAGTCGACTTCGATGTAGAGTTTGGTGCCCATCTTCTGCAGCCTGAGTGCGTGATCTTGGAAACCATGAAACTTACGGATATGGAGGACCTGCGTCTCGACCGCTTCGGCGATGGGACGTTCAGGTGCCATTTCCAGCAGTTCCCTGAGTGATGCATACAGCTCGGACAGGGGGACTTTGATGAAGTACCCGGCAACGAGGATCACCATGACCGGGTCGATGAAAGGGACTATCGGCTCCATGAAGGTCAGGCTCAGGAGCCATCCGATTAGGAAGCCAGCCAGTACACCGATGCTGAGCAGGGCATCCATGCGCCACTGGTTCATCTCGGCAGTGATGAGTGCGTCACCTTGTCCCCTGGATTTGAAATAGGCGTAGGCGGCATAGCACCCGACGGCGGATATGAGGGCATAGAGCACGCCCGATCCCATCGACATGGCATTGCCGCCCGAGAACAGGGCGATGAAGGCCTGGACGAGGGAAATCAGGATGAGGACCAGTATGCCGAAGTATTTGATGACGATGGTCAAAGGGATGAAACTTTCCTTGCCGAAGGGGAAGCGTTCAGGGTCCTCCTTCGAGATGAAGCGGAGTGCCATCATCGAGATCATGGACAGCAGGACGCTGATGAATGAGTAGTAGCCGTCGAACTGGATCATCTGGCTGTCGGCATAAAGGCCCCAGATGATGCCGAGTGCTGCAAATGCAAGGGCGCCTACAATGGAGGCCATGATCATTTTTTGGGCAGTGTTTTCGTTCATATTTAAACCCTCTCCTGTGTAGTTGAGTCCATTATACACAAGAAAGGGCAGGGATTCCTATTCGTTTACGAGGGCGCCTTCGTAGGAGGGGATCTTGCCCTTATGGTAGGTGCCGAGGATATTGATGTACTTGCTGACTTCCCCTATGTCTTCGAGTGCCCCGCTCAACGTCTCGTCGGCACCCTTTTCGACATCGATGAAGAATCCGTAGGAGAATGGTTTGTGCTGTATCGGCCGTGAAGTCAGGTTCAGCAGGTTGATGCCGTGACTGCTGAAAATGTTGAGTATTTCATTCAGTGAGCCTGTGCTGTGGTCGGTCTCGATGTAGAGTGATGTCTTGTTCGTGTTCTTCAGCCGTGGCTTCTCCGCCTTTCTGAAGAAGAGGAACCGTGTGGTGTTGTATGGATTGTCGCTGATGTTCTCCCGTGCCACATGCATGCCGTACATCTCGGCGGCATGGCTGCCGGCGATGGCTGCGACTGTATGGTCGTCGGAAGCCTTGACCATCCTGACCGCATCGGCCGTGTCCGAATATTCACGGACCGTGAGGTGCGGATGGCCGCTCAGGTAGCCGTAGCATTGTTCGAGCGCTTCCGGATGGGAATAGACTTCGGTCAGTTCGTCGAGCGGGACCGGCCCTTTGGTGATGAGTGCATGGTCGATCTTGACATAGATCTCCTCCACCGCATCCACTTCGAGGTATTTCATCAGGTCGATCGTCCGTGTGATCGGACCGCTCGTGGAGTTCTCGACCGGGAGGGCGATGTAATCGACCCGGTCCCGCATCAAGTCGTCGACTAGCGCCTTGAATGTGGGGTACCCCTTCATTTCATATGCTCCGTCCTCTGCGAAAGTCCCGCACGCCATTTCACTATATGATCCTTCTACACCTTGATATCCGATCAGCATCTTTACCACTCCCAATCATAAAATAAAAGACCACCTGGACTACTCTTTTCAAAAGAGAAACCCAAATGGTCCATAAAAATAAAAATCCCAGCCATTTAGATTCCTTAAATGGCCAAGAATGAAAATTCTCATTCAAATCAGCCATCATAGATACAGTCCGCCTATATCCACGATGGAATATAGACGCTATCTAAAATAGCTGAAGAAAAAGGTATTCAATTGAGTTCCATAATATGTGCTGTCCATATGAATCACCCAATTCCTTTAAGTTGTGTCCAATCCTATCAATTAAATTTTGAATTGTCAATATATTTAGTCATATAATTCAATTTTTTTATCATGCTGTACATTTTATTGAGGGAAGTGCAAGGTGCTCTGTGATAATATAGGAGTACCATTCCATTGGTGCATGAAGACTTGCAAACAATGAAAATCTCGATCTGGGAGTGTTAACATGGAAAAATTGAATTTGGGAATATTATACGGTGGACAGTCGACTGAGCATGAGGTGTCCATGCGCTCTGCCGAAAGTGTACTGGGTGCACTCGACAGGAAAAAGTACACCATCCACCTGATCTATATATCAAAGCAGGGGGAGTGGCTGCTGGCGGACCAGTCGGAACGGATTGAAGCGGTGGTGGACAAGGAGAACGGCCACCGCCTTTCCATCCTGCCATCCCAGCAGTTCGTCTCCGAAGGCGGGATGCACCATTTTGATGCCATACTGCCGATCCTTCATGGGACGGCCGGGGAGGATGGCATCGTCCAGGGTGTGCTTGAAATGGTCGGCGTCCCATACGCCGGCTGCAACGTGAGAAGCTCAGCAGTATGCATGGACAAGGATATGGCGAAGCGCCTGCTGAAGCTTGAAGGCATAAACGTGGCGGACTGGATGGTCTTCCGGCATGAGGACAGGGACCAGGTCGATTACAGCGCAGTGGAGGCGGAACTCGGCCTGCCGATGTTCGTCAAACCGGTGAACCAGGGGTCTTCCGTCGGGGTATCGAAAGTGACGGATGAACAGTCGTTCCATGAGGCGATTGCGCTGGCATTCGAATTCGACACGAAGGTGATGGTCGAAAGTGCCGTACAGGGCCGCGAAATAGAAGTTTCGGTCCTCGGCAATACGGATCTGACCGTCTCCGTACCTGGTGAAATCGTTGCGAACACCGATTTCTACTCCTACGAATCGAAATACATCGATGAGAGCGGTGCGGCACTGGAGATCCCGGCAAGGCTCGAACAGCCGGTCGCCGAAAAGATACGCCAGACTGCGTATGATGTCTATAGGGCCCTCGACTGTGAAGGCATGGCGCGGGTGGATGTCTTCCTGGCAGAGGACGGCGCAGTCATCGTCAACGAGGTCAATACACTTCCGGGCTTCACCAGCATCAGCATGTATCCGAAACTGCTTGAAGCGTCAGGCATCAGCTATCCTGAATTGCTGGACCGTCTGGTTGAGCTGGCGGTCGAGCGCCATCAGCTGAACACCCAATTGAAGACGGATCTGCTGTAAAATCCAAAGGGGGATGGACATATGAAATTCAATCTGAGAAAAGCAGATGCCGTTGATGCATCTGCCATCGCGAAAGTGCAGGTCGACAGCTGGCGGACGACCTATAGCGGCATCATAGATGAAGACTATCTGGAGAATTTGAGCTATGGGGACCGGGAGAACATATGGACCCGTGCCATCGAGGAGAACCCGATATTCCTGCTTGAGGATGGGCGAGAAGTCGTCGGCTTCGCGATCGGCGGCCCCGAGCGTTCCGGGGAATACATCGGATATGATGGTGAACTCTATGCCATCTATCTCTATGAATCAGCCCAGCAGAACGGTGGGGGCAGGCAGCTGGTTGAGGCGGTGGCCGGCGACCTTCTGGACCGCGGTTTTGAAAAGATGGTCATAGCGGTACTTGAAGAGAATCCGGCATGCGGGTTCTATGAAAAGCTTGGTGGGCATAAGATCGGCAAGGAAGAGACGA from Salinicoccus sp. RF5 harbors:
- a CDS encoding cation diffusion facilitator family transporter translates to MNENTAQKMIMASIVGALAFAALGIIWGLYADSQMIQFDGYYSFISVLLSMISMMALRFISKEDPERFPFGKESFIPLTIVIKYFGILVLILISLVQAFIALFSGGNAMSMGSGVLYALISAVGCYAAYAYFKSRGQGDALITAEMNQWRMDALLSIGVLAGFLIGWLLSLTFMEPIVPFIDPVMVILVAGYFIKVPLSELYASLRELLEMAPERPIAEAVETQVLHIRKFHGFQDHALRLQKMGTKLYIEVDFIVPIEDDLTIYEQDRIRQDLKQRLQSLTLDPWTTVVFTHERQQQ
- a CDS encoding prephenate dehydratase domain-containing protein encodes the protein MLIGYQGVEGSYSEMACGTFAEDGAYEMKGYPTFKALVDDLMRDRVDYIALPVENSTSGPITRTIDLMKYLEVDAVEEIYVKIDHALITKGPVPLDELTEVYSHPEALEQCYGYLSGHPHLTVREYSDTADAVRMVKASDDHTVAAIAGSHAAEMYGMHVARENISDNPYNTTRFLFFRKAEKPRLKNTNKTSLYIETDHSTGSLNEILNIFSSHGINLLNLTSRPIQHKPFSYGFFIDVEKGADETLSGALEDIGEVSKYINILGTYHKGKIPSYEGALVNE
- a CDS encoding D-alanine--D-alanine ligase family protein: MEKLNLGILYGGQSTEHEVSMRSAESVLGALDRKKYTIHLIYISKQGEWLLADQSERIEAVVDKENGHRLSILPSQQFVSEGGMHHFDAILPILHGTAGEDGIVQGVLEMVGVPYAGCNVRSSAVCMDKDMAKRLLKLEGINVADWMVFRHEDRDQVDYSAVEAELGLPMFVKPVNQGSSVGVSKVTDEQSFHEAIALAFEFDTKVMVESAVQGREIEVSVLGNTDLTVSVPGEIVANTDFYSYESKYIDESGAALEIPARLEQPVAEKIRQTAYDVYRALDCEGMARVDVFLAEDGAVIVNEVNTLPGFTSISMYPKLLEASGISYPELLDRLVELAVERHQLNTQLKTDLL
- a CDS encoding GNAT family N-acetyltransferase, with product MKFNLRKADAVDASAIAKVQVDSWRTTYSGIIDEDYLENLSYGDRENIWTRAIEENPIFLLEDGREVVGFAIGGPERSGEYIGYDGELYAIYLYESAQQNGGGRQLVEAVAGDLLDRGFEKMVIAVLEENPACGFYEKLGGHKIGKEETTIGSTVHAELVYGFDDLRQLI